The following coding sequences are from one Gossypium hirsutum isolate 1008001.06 chromosome A12, Gossypium_hirsutum_v2.1, whole genome shotgun sequence window:
- the LOC107920691 gene encoding calmodulin-binding protein 25, producing the protein MSTTFGTMNETLCTSSSSEWKQLYEQTIDACFGFSDATAVTVTTNNLTSNTSYAAAVDHYLAPKACISKSIRRRSRASKRTPVTLLNADAKNFRSLVQQFTGCRRRSTSISFSKNPRGPVNINFAHVNPKNDHHHHHNYTCHSDHASILPQPGTNDCWKSQLLQPQEKHEHHHHQQHDDEYQQRASNEEQEGEFSFDSITSTDHDDLFPQGFVMDDLYFLT; encoded by the coding sequence ATGTCCACCACCTTTGGAACCATGAATGAAACTCTGTGTACCTCTTCTTCTTCTGAGTGGAAGCAACTGTATGAACAAACCATTGATGCTTGTTTCGGATTCTCCGATGCTACTGCCGTCACCGTCACCACGAACAACTTAACCTCCAACACTTCATATGCAGCCGCCGTTGACCACTACTTGGCCCCCAAGGCCTGTATATCAAAGTCTATTCGGAGACGATCTAGAGCTTCAAAGAGGACACCCGTCACCCTCCTCAATGCCGACGCCAAAAACTTCCGATCCTTGGTGCAACAATTCACGGGCTGTCGCCGTCGTAGCACCTCCATTTCATTTTCCAAAAACCCAAGAGGTCCCGTCAATATAAATTTTGCCCATGTTAATCCAAAGAAcgaccaccaccaccaccataatTACACTTGTCATTCTGATCATGCTTCAATATTACCGCAGCCTGGCACTAATGATTGTTGGAAGTCTCAACTGCTGCAACCGCAAGAAAAGCAtgaacatcatcatcatcaacaacatGATGATGAGTACCAACAGCGAGCGTCAAATGAAGAACAAGAAGGCGAGTTTTCTTTTGACAGTATCACGTCGACTGATCATGATGATCTATTTCCGCAAGGGTTTGTGATGGATGATTTGTATTTCCTTACATGA